In the Pogona vitticeps strain Pit_001003342236 chromosome 2, PviZW2.1, whole genome shotgun sequence genome, TCTGCTATCACGGCCTTCAAGCTTGCTGCGTCTGTAGGAAGGCTGCAATTCTTCACCCTcttaccccccaccccaccctgcaggATATGAAGCATTTCAGGCAGGGACCTTGTGTGTATGCAATTCCAGCAACGGTGGATGGTTTTCTTGATGCCTGGATTTCTGTTTACCCTACTGGAGCTAAAGCTGAAGTAACTGTGCCGGAGAAAAGCTGACACATGAcacattatttttatatatatattttaaaccagTGAATTCTGTCCCTTATTTTGTGTGAGAAAAAAAGATTGGTGCACAACACATACATCAATATGGGTCGGCCTCTCAGTGTATGTTCACAAAATTCCTTCCATTTGAGCACCAATTCAAATTTTGTTCAAAACATGCACTGTATTTTAAGCTCCCTGGGGACTTGGCCATTGCCAAAGGCTATAACTTCATTTAGCAGACATGGAAATCTCTATCGTCCTGCCGCTGTCTTGAACTTCAAATCCAAGAAATGCCTGTCATGATGACCAATAGTGAGGGACTGTGTTCCAGACAACGAACACCAGACCTGAACTCAACTTGTAGAACTGTTCCTGTTTTAGACAAACCTCACATTAGGCAAGATAGGACATTTCACTAGCTTGGTGGGACCTACATGGCTGCAAATATACACACAAGGAATCTATCAGCCATGTATGATTATGTAAATACAGTACCGATTTTTAGCCCTTAAACTATGAAGGGAGAGGCTTGGAAAGGACAGACCCTACTTAAAAACACCTATTAAACCATCAAATGGGACCCCCACAGCTCCTTTGTTTAGccacaactggaaaaaaagtaGGATAAATTAGGGACACATTATTGTGTGTTGTTTATATTTagctttgttttgtcattttaaaaatgacacatatTGGGCCTTGCCCAGAACTGCCACCATCTTTCAAatgcaacattttatttttccaaaattattttatacattatttcaaaaaaacacattgttaaaaaaaaaaacacagagagaccCACCCCTTCCACAGAAGCCACCAGGATAACATCGTTTCAGAGACACAAACCCAAGAGGATTATTTCTCTCTTCCTGGCAACAGTAAGTGAAGAACTTTGACTTTGCTTCAAAAGGAAGCACAGCTTTGCTTATTGTGGCCTCTAGCGGTACAAGAGATCATTGTACTACAATCTGCAATGCTTATTAATAAAGCAGCCTAGAGTTGGCCATTGAATGGAATtcgatagatcagtggttcccaacattgggtccccagatgttcttggactaaaactcccagaagtcttcaccacttgctgtgctggccagggtttctgggagttgcagtccatgaacatctgggttagccaaggttgggaagcagtgcCATAGACTGGTGCTCCGAAATAAAATGGGCAGCCAAGGTTCATGGGGCTTAAAGTCACGGTGTCCCttttgctcctgcagaaatgctaAGAAAAGAGCAATTTACACTGATCGCCCACCTCATGCATTAAATCAAGCATGAAGCATCTTCAGTGTTAGTTCTCTCTTGCTAAGCAGCAGAAAGAGCTAGGGGTCCATGTGGACCAACATGCCCACCCACTGTGGCCAATGCTTAATCAAAACAACATTTCAGCAGCCTTTCAAAAGagttggagtgcaactcccatcgCTCCCAGGGGAGACGAGAGTTTTACTCCAACACAATCGGACCTACCCCTAGTGAGGGAAGGTTGAAGCCAAAGTTTGCAGGGGAGCTATTCATGATGAAAGGGGACATGAGCCTTCTgcccaaaaggaacttttccatcctGAAGCTGTGTCACGGAAACGAAATGCTGAATGGGATGAAAAGAGAAAACGAAACCAACGAGCTACGAGGCTCTACAGAGGTAGGGGGAAAATTGCTGCTGTTATTCAGTCTCGGATCCACCTACCCGGAATAACACAGAAGACTCCAGGCCTTTCCCCCAAAATTATGAACAAGGAAACTCAGATTACAGATTCCACTGGAGGAATGGAAACAAAACATGAATACTTATGGATACACCTTCTTTCAACCATCAGAAGTACACCTTGGCTAaatgcgtacacacacacacacaattctcgGTGGTTCCCTCTCTCTTAGAAATCGGCATGGTTTCCCCGCATCCTGCAACACTTCCCTTAAGGGAGCGGGCAGGACAGGGGAAAGGGGTTGGGGGAAGAGCAGCAGCCCTCACTGCTTCTGCTGGAGGGCCTCCTTGCGCGCCGCATCTTGCAGCAGCTGGGTGTCCACCTCATCGGCCGGCAGCTGGACGTAGCGGACGACGGAGCCTCGAATGAAGCAGTTCTTGACGGAAAGCTGGAAGAGAAGAGCACGACATGCTGCAGAATTGGGACGACAAGCATTGGATTCAGAATCTCCGCTCCACCACGAAGCCCATGTGGGGCAGAGAACTGTGGTCTGGTTGCTATGAGCCTGGTCTACCGCACAGGGCTGTCGTGAGAACAAGgggtgccttttttttaaaaaaggaagttctCTCCATTTTACTGAATTCACCACATTCATCTGttgcaaggagagaaaaaagcacCAAGGTttttatggcaccttaaaaactgatCAGTTTTAtatgattgtatttttaaaattagtttgccATCGCctttggagggttttttccctTATCATTTTTTTATGATTTGGATGGTTTCTGGTAGATACATGGGTGGCTTGTGTGTTACTAGTTGCTAGTTGCCAAGAGTAGTGGCTTAccgctagataggcgggatagaaatgtaataaatcaaTCAGTAATAACTAAATATTGTAAAGCTTTCATGAAGGAGCAGCCCATTTCTTAATCTGCATGGCCTATTCACAGCTAGGAaaggggcagaaaaaaaaattaaggaagtgtTTCtactgtctgttttttttttaactgttttctgGTTCTTAAAAACAATGTTAAGTGCTGGATCCTTCACAGAACTGCCCCCATCTGAAGACATGGGCTACAGTCCACATAAACTTATTGCAAATAGAATTTGTTCCTCTTTTAAGATGCTATAAGGTCTCTCTCCTCCATCCCTTCTTGAGGTAAAGAACAAAAGTATTGATACACAAGAGTACAGGTGCTGGTGCAGTAGCAGAGCAACAGAGAAAACGGGCTTGTATCAAATCAGCGCATTGGTCTATCAAGCCTAATTCTGTATAGTGACTGGCAGGAAACAAGCTTTAGGCAAAATTGTTTCCTCTCCCCAACTTAAGACATGAAGGTTTTGCACGAGAGCACCTGCACACAAAGCAAATGCTCTAATCCGGTTACAGCAAATTCATACTAATGTGTACATTTTCTCCCACCAAGCATACAAACGCACAGCTCAACTCGACGCGTGTCTACTCTATAGTAAGAAGCCCCTATGCcaatgatggcgaacctttttgagcctgagtgcccaaactgcaacgcaaaaccaacttatttatttcaaagtgctaacACTGCAATGaaatctgaatactgaggttttaattaaaaacaactgCCCCTGTATTGTAAAGGttaaatgcttcttttttttcctaggggtggtattaacagagaaatagttactggtcctccaatggcaatggcaacttatggcttgcgtgcccacagagagggctctgcgtgccagctgtggcacatgttccataggttcaccatccctGCCCTATGCTAACATCTTCTCAAATACAAAACACAGCCACGCTTCAGATTTTATGCAGCCTCTTATTCTAGTCACTCTTTGGAAATAATTACAGACAGTTGCCGACTAGGTGGGAAACCTCCGCAGGCTGCTTTAGAGACTAGAAATCCCCCTTCTAAAAGCTAGCAAGATGCAAGTTATTGCTACAGCCATGTTGGTCTGTACTTCTTACCCCAtgccagctcccatcagcctatGTCTAGGACTCACCATGTGAGGGTATTTCTCTGGATCCGTCACGCTGATGTCTGTGAGCTTGATATTCAGGTACTGCAAAGGACAGAGAAGACAGGCAGGTAGGTGGGTGGGATGTGCTACAGGAATCCTCTCTCTGCAATTACTCATTCACATACCTGAGCCATCACTTTATAGCGCAGTTATTAATGTGCATGCACAAAATCTGTTCTGCTATCCCTACCTAGGTCACATGTAATGTGCTCTACACAGGGCGGTCTTTAACCATGGCTCAGAAGCTTCAGCTGGTGCAGAATGACATTTTTGCTCACACACAACAATACAAACACATAATAACGACATGTCATCCTGTTGATTCCAACATATGGTGATCCTTTTTTTGCACAGCTTTCTAGGTACAGGATGCTCAGAGGTCATCCACTATTCCTTTCTTGTAGGAGTGTTTTCAGACTATGCAGCCTGCCCacggctacagaggctggctcttctccaaggagcTACAGCAAAGAACCAACCTCCTCATCTCTGCCTCTACTcactcac is a window encoding:
- the LSM2 gene encoding U6 snRNA-associated Sm-like protein LSm2 isoform X1 yields the protein MPFMLFYSFFKSLVGKDVVVELKNDLSICGTLHSVDQYLNIKLTDISVTDPEKYPHMLSVKNCFIRGSVVRYVQLPADEVDTQLLQDAARKEALQQKQ
- the LSM2 gene encoding U6 snRNA-associated Sm-like protein LSm2 isoform X3, coding for MLFYSFFKSLVGKDVVVELKNDLSICGTLHSVDQYLNIKLTDISVTDPEKYPHMLSVKNCFIRGSVVRYVQLPADEVDTQLLQDAARKEALQQKQ